The Quercus lobata isolate SW786 chromosome 4, ValleyOak3.0 Primary Assembly, whole genome shotgun sequence genome segment TAAGTCACGTTTTCAAAGTTGAAGTCCCATTTTCAGTGTATTTTTGCAGTGTAAAACACTGTGAACTAATTTTTTCCgcattttccaaaatgtgtagCAAGGGTGGATGCGCGGTTTTGTAATATCTAGTGGCTATATAACAGCACAAAGAGATTAATTAGCTATAAGACTAAGACCAAAGGCATTTTATAATATGTAGTAGTGGTGGCTATGTGAAAGCACCAAGGGATTTATAAGTTAGCTAGCTATAGAAGATTGAACCCGTAGGCATGATAGATCTGCCCGTTTGGCAACACATGCAAAAATAACATTCTCTACTTAAGGATAAAGAATGGAAGGATCATTGACTAGTGCAATGGAAAAGTCTTTCACTGCCAAGCAGAACTGCATGTTTTTAAATCTTGAGAGCAGtcacttaatgcaaaaaaataaataaaaatattgaggGGTAAGACTGTCCAAATCACCACTTTCAAGACCTCACTTATGTACAACCAACATGTTAGATAATGACTTCATTGAAAAATGAAGAGGAAAATATTACTATCCACGCAGAGAAATGCAGATAAATCAGATTGACACCAGTAATTTGTGGtctaaggaaaataaaaatcagttaTTTAGTGTATCCATAAAAAGACAGTTGATAATGATCACTTGATTTAGAGAGTATCTTCTATAACGGTTATGGAAACTGTTGTGGTTAGAACGGTTTGTGAACTAAGTTTACATTTCCCCACATTCAGCAATAACGCAAGCTAACTTAGGCCGGTTGTTGGGTCCAGCAGCTACATTCTCAATCTTCCTGACAACCAAAAGACCATCTCCAAGCACTCTCTGCATAGAAGTAGTGAAAATTAAATCTATTTACAAAACTATTTACTTGAGAAAATAAGGTGGGGAAAAGAGGCTTGCAAATGAAAGTTTTAGCCATGGTCACAGAAGAGGCTTGTTGATAAGAGCAGGAGAACAATTTGAGCTTATAGCTGCTTACAAAACTGTGCTAAAATTAGACGCAACCTAATGAACACACTGAAGAAAAGTTCAATTGTTTACAAGCCTCAGATGCAACTCCTAAGAATATCACAAAGACCTGAATTGCCCCACCACAAGTAAAAATTACAtcttgggtttttattttttgggtaaagatcTTGGGTTAACTAAAATCAATCCAGTAATCAGAAGACATCAGTCTTCATACTGATGCCTAGTGCCTCATTTCACTTCAAATAAAATCTCAAATAAACCTAAGCTAGTCTACATTGCAAGTTAGAGTGGAAAACACATTATTGAgtaaaattttggtatttttggatgaataaaaaattaataatacaatATCAGAGTTGAGAAGGAATTAGAGCATACCCCAAATACAACGTGCTTATTGTCAAGCCAGTCACATTTTGCACAAGTGATAAAGAACTGCAGGAAATGGGAGGCTTAATCAACACAACATGTTACAGTtaagaattaaagaaaacaacaGATCTTATTCAAATGTTAAGTAGATGTCCCAGTACTTTTGGTGTGAACATCAAGGAAAGGGCAATGAGTACACAggttcaaaatcaaattttatgcTTCTGTCATCTAATATGCACCtccaaacatatataaagaggAGAATAAAGCTAATAGTAGACTTTTATTTAGCTAGGTCTTTTATACCACTAAACAACAAAGATAAGGGGCCCTACAAAAATTTGCAACTTTGCAGACAAGGCTGGTGATAAATAATCTTATTGAAGTAATAACATCAGGATCACCTAAGATGGCATCTGAGTAAGGCAGGGCAGGGCAGATTTCTTCCTCCCCATATCAACCCCACCCCACCTGAAAGGATCCTATCCTTGCCATGTAACTGAAGTGGGGCAACTCGTTGCCACACATATCGATGGCCAAAGGGGATGTATCAAGGCTTGtgatctgtgtgtgtgtgtgtgtgtgtgtgtgtgtgtgtgtgtgagagagagagagagagagagagagagagagagagaactgaagTTGCTGAGTTACCTGACAACCATTAGTACCCAGCCCACTATTAGCCTGCAAAAAGAGGTGTTAAAAAGATGAACTTCTTTAGCATTTCAAATAGAGCTTTACATTGGAGCAAGAGTTTGTGCAAAAATTCAGGATAGAAATATGAGGTTTGATAGAGATATTAACTCATACAAACAGAGTCCAAGAGTTTATTACCCATTCtaatttccttcttttattttttagcatcAAAATATATTAGGAAGTGTACAAAAAGGGTGCACCAACAACCTAGTAGACAGGCAATATGCAAGTGCTTAATGGTTTTTCGTGTTATCAAAGAGTTGAACAATGAAAGTAGATGGTGAGTTCCTATTTGAATTGATGAGGTCATGTAGGAACAAGATTTTAAGTCTACCAATTTGTAATcaaagagagattttttctttcaaccATCTTCCAATTGTTAATACAATATACAAGGACCACTACTACAAACAGTACTACACCCTTGATCATAAAATATCAATTGCTTTCACATTCTCTTGACAAGCCTACATGTCAACTGTGGACAAATCCTTCTGTCCAGGAGTCCACTGAACTTTTTTCAAGCCTCGCAGGATTAAGTAATATCATTCAATTGCTTAATTGAATTATAACGCTGCTTTATATAGCTGAGATTCTAAGAGAATTCAAAGGAAGTTTTACAAATAAAAGTATGGTATTTCCTTCTAAAACAGGCAAATATAATCATGAAAGAGCATagatacctttttttttttttttttaataagtaagcatatacatacacacacacacacattatatTGATTAACAAACTAGGCATTTGTTGCCTAACTGAAATCAAAAGATGCAACTAGAACAATCAGTATATAAAAAAAGACTAAATCTCAAATTACACACTCCAATTTTGACATGTTTTCATTTTAGCCGAACTTACATCTATTTCCAACCCATCTCTGCCTAAAATGTGTTGCTAACCCTATCTGTTTCCAATAGCAAAACTATGTTGTTTTATGGGGATTAAAAGCAGGATATGGATGGAAGAGCTACATTGGAAACAAATGAAAgtcaaatgaccaaaatgaaaaaaaattgaaactatagggacaaaaatgaaaacagtAAAAGTTAGTGTGTGTAATTTGTAACTtaacctaaaaataaataagacattATGGGTCTCCTAAGGACAAAGTACAACAAGATCCAAGTCCCAAAAACTACTAAGCTCCAGTTAAGATGATGAACAAACATACAGTGATGGAAATAACacagtaaaaagttttttcaACTTCCAAGAACATAGGAAAGCACAGCCACCAAACGCTAGATCATGGCATATACATTTCAAGAAGAGAGATGTATACCATTGATAACAGACCAGCACCAGTGTGTTTGGCGACAAAATTTTCATCCTCAAACTTATGTCCGTAGATGGAAACACATCCACTGCCATCACCCTGCAAAGCAAAATTGTTATAATAAGAATAGCATAACAACATTATAAAAagtctcattattattattattattaatgcaAACAGAAATGCATATGATCGCAGAAGTAGAACTTCCAGAAATTAAAGCAGAGGCAAAACTAGGATTTACAGATCAAGAAGGCAGTGAGTATGTATAGATATATAGAAGAGATAAGCATCTGGTATGACTGCAAAATTTTAGCTTGCTCGCTCTTCTTTCTATAGAAACTGCGTGAGCAACTTTAATATCTTACCTTTAGCAGCCGGAGTCATCTTCCCCAGTGCAATACCTTTTACTGGTCAGGTAGATGTGTTTCTACAAAAGGAATAGGATAGCAAAAAAAGGTGTGTCTGGTCTAATGTGACTAAAGTGAGTTTCTTAATCTATAATTCCTATTGATTCTCTCTCTTGATAATCGCTCCAGCTTCCCTCACTCCAAAGAGCAGCTATTGTGACAGACATGTATCAAGGTAGGGCTTAGACTGAATATAGAAAGAAGGGTTTGTAACTGACAGATTTAGAAAAATCCCCAACCCATTATAAGGGCACTCAGCCCATTCCTATCTCTCCATGCTTTAAGCACTCTTACCACTTTCATTCTCCAAATGAGAAATTGTGCTTTCCATCTTGTTCTCAGCTCCAGTTCCCTTCTTGGCTCGGATATTGCTGGTTGATATAAATacctgtgtgtgtgtgagtgtggcttttttctttttcctctttctttcggagaagaaatgaagattaattattaattttaagaatatgTTATGCGTAGCTTGTTTCACCATTATATCTCCTGTTTTAAGAACATGCAATATCTTCAGAAGAGATATGAGATAAGTTTTTCTCCTAATAAATACTACCAtgaatccccccccccccccaagtctctctctcaaaccctaCAACTTTTGTTTGGCTGCACAAATCACAACACCAATGTCGGCCAATCAACAAGAGAGGGGCTGAGGTGACATATCAGAGATCCCAAGGGTCTCAGCCATGCTGGAAACTCCTTCATCCAAATACATCAAGGAGATACGAGGACTTCCAAAAGAAACTCCCAATACTCATGACCTCAAATCTTATCTAATGCTTTCTACAGTTTAGAGTCTTTAGACAGATCACAAATCCAATCTAGAACTCAACCTAATTGATTAAATGAACGATGCTACAGCAACAGCCAGTCCTCTGAAGCCACAACAATCATTGAGCATGCGACACAAAGATGAGCTGCAGAAGTGGGCTTTTGGGAATTTGAAACCGCTGGGCGGCCATCAAAACTCCCACAAACATAAGCGAGCTCAAGCTACAGTACTTTAAAAATCGATGCCTAGTGTCAATGGATTACATTAAAAGTGCAGATTACAAGTTACAACCTTACATTTTCGCTTAAAACTACTGTACATACAAATGGCACATagtaaataaaacaagaaaacacACATCATCAATATGGCTCTTACTAGCATcttcctttgtttctttctttctttttttctctactcGCAATgcaaaacatatttttcttttaaaaaacatagtaaacctttctaaagaagagTCCTTTGGACTCGCTTCTAACCAGTAAAACCTACGGGCAACTGACCCCAACCCGCCAAAACCAGTTTCCAGGTAATCATAGAACTAAGCAGActtataaaaatacaaaaaaattgagGGTAATAGTACAGACCTTTAAGAAATCACCAGCTTGAATCATGAAATCCTTAATCACCCTATGGAACTGGCAACCCTTGTAACCAACAGGCAATCCAGCTTTCCTGCCAGTATTCAACAAACCAATCACCAAAATACCCTTGTTAATTGATCAAATTACGAATATGAGAGACTGAATTTACAGAGTTTAATAAATTACCTGTACTCTCCTGTACAGAACTGCCTGCCagataacccaaaaaaaaaaaatcaaaattttaaattcgtTTTAgcagtaaataaaaataataacaaaaaaagagagagagagagtttttgaGAGATAAAGAGATAGGATGGCAGGACCTGAAATTTTCAGCGGTTTTGGGGGCGATATCGGCGAAAAGCTCCATCTTGATACGGCCGGCGGGGATGTTACCGATGGTGATGTCGAAGAAGACAATTGGGTTCTTTGGGTTTGGTGGTCTCACGTGCCACTCCACCCCCGACCCTGTGTTTCCTGCCATTGATAGATAGAATACCTCACTGCTTCTCTGTGAGTCTTGCGGAGCTctttgctttttcttctttctctatgtttttattttttggtttgctTGTAGTGTTGTGAGTTGTGACTATGAGTCTCTGCTTGTGTTAAGTTATTTGTGTGAGAAAATTTGTGTAATATGGAATAGGGTCACGTGAGTTGGAGTAGCTGTGCCAAAAATATGGTATATatatttcacacaaaaaaaattactttatttaatttttagcacaaacatttaaaatacattttacatcccatctcctttctttttctttttttctttttttttttttaagtatcaCATCTcttattttaacacatcatccattaaaataactttaaaaagctcctacattttattaacaaaaaagaaacaaaaataaaaaaaaaaataaaaaaaaacatcaccACCCCTCACAAGCAGTAAGCCAAAAACCAACCAGCCACCACAATAACCATCCAAAACTCATCGAAACCCACTCAAAATCGAAAAAACCCAACCTAGTATCGTCCCAACCAAAACATTGCCAACACCGCAACCCACTCAAAACCCATCGAAACTACCCAATCACCAAAACACCCCCTTTTTCTTGCAAccaaccaaaaaccaaaacccaattcCACATAGATTGAACCACAATCGACAACCCACAAACTactattgccaaaaaaaaaaaaaaaaaaaaaaaaaaaaaaaaagatcattcTCACCTAACCACCAAAAATCCACCACCAAAGAGGGACAAGAAAGAGACCGATCTGAGCAAAAGGGAGAAGAGATAAAGGGTTaatggagaggagagagagttggacaaaaaataagtaaaagtttTAGCACATTTATTTGTACCATGTCacacaaatctctctctccctctctctccatGTCAAACTATCTCCCAGAAGAATTGTTGCTGGATATACTACATAGACAAAGGGCAGGAGCTaaagggctgtttggtttttaaaaagtcctcactcatcactcaattttcatcgCTCATCGCTCATCACCCATTACTCATCAttcatcacttatcacttaaaataccaCAACTCCCTAAAGGTGGCACGTTTGGCACACTATTTCCAACTtctcataactcaattttttgtactttctaTAGGACCCATACCTGAGCACCATGTCAATGAGTTCTGTTAGTCTACCCGCCTCATACTTATTTCACTTCATTTTCTTCACTGCTCATTTCATTTTGCCACCACCACAGTCACAATGCCAAAGTGCAACCAAAGAACCCAGCAAAGGAACCCACCATAGTCACAATGCCACtgtttctctcaaaatttttccTTCAGCCCTATTTCTCCCAAAATCCTCAACGAACCCAACAAGGGAAATCCACCTCTAACCTCACCCAACGCCGATCTCCACCgtcccaaaaattttatttttttcaagctGAACTTGATTGAATTCAAGTGGGTCAGATCTTGATTGAATTAAACTTAGATTTCtaagtttaatttttgtgggttttgttagATTTTGTTTGGTGCTAAATCTTCATCCTTCACCCTAGTCATGTCAACCAATCTGACAACGTCATCCAACCCAAACTTAGCCACTACTCAGACCAATGATGACATGGAGAAGAAAGGTGCGAAAGGGAGCCACCTACAAGCGTCGTGGGTTTATGTTTTTggcatttgggttttgaggtCCGGTGATGTTGTGATGCTCGTGGTGGTGGTGAGTTATGGGTCTGTAGAGGTGGCGTGACCCAGCGGCGTGAATGGAtctaatttatgtttttggcatttgtttcttgattttttttaatgggtctGAGACATCCTTACTCGGTCATGGAGTGCAGCGAAgaccaaaaatattttgtgatgaagaaccaaaaaaaaaaaaggagagtgATCGGTGGGAGAGAGAAGGAAAGTGACTTGACAAGACAATAGGTCCCAtgcatgtgtgtttaattacgaaaatgccatgaaaactgagttttgataacttgaaaacacctaaaatgtgttttcaatttccataactcatcactcaaaaatcagaaaattcagtgatggaaacaaaaactgaaaacacatccAAACACACTACTCAGTCGTGGGACCCACCAATTTTCagttatgggtgatggaaaCAAAGTTATGGGTGGTGGAAACTGAAAGCCCAAACAGCCCCTAAGACCCTGTAAAATAGAATTTATGATGTTCTTTGTCTTATAGTATgtataaaaatgatataaaaaataataataataaaataaggcCTTTCACTTAGGGGGAAAAAACTTCCATTGACTGATAGAATGTTTCATCTATCTAGCTTaagatataaaaattttaattaaatcccaaaaatttaataaatgaaaattattttaaaaatattatgctCTTATCGAATATTTAACACTTTAATAACCAAGGAGGTTGGCCAAGTTGGTTGAGCTCTTGGTCTCAAAGTGCTTGTACTTGGCTCGACTAGGTGTGCTCCCTAGTTCGAGTCCTGCTACCTGCActttgaaaataatttccttGGCCAATGCTTTACCCTTTCGTGGGCTCACCCGACACGAACAGTGATTAGTCTCTGGTTGAAAGCCTTGAGGAAACActgtgggaaaccaaaaaaaaaaaaaaaaacactttaatgCATTTCATTGTGTTTGCGGTAGTTTAAGAGTGTAGAAATTTTAATCttccaaaatttta includes the following:
- the LOC115988136 gene encoding peptidyl-prolyl cis-trans isomerase CYP22 — translated: MAGNTGSGVEWHVRPPNPKNPIVFFDITIGNIPAGRIKMELFADIAPKTAENFRQFCTGEYRKAGLPVGYKGCQFHRVIKDFMIQAGDFLKGDGSGCVSIYGHKFEDENFVAKHTGAGLLSMANSGLGTNGCQFFITCAKCDWLDNKHVVFGRVLGDGLLVVRKIENVAAGPNNRPKLACVIAECGEM